A stretch of Synechococcus sp. MIT S9220 DNA encodes these proteins:
- the rpsR gene encoding 30S ribosomal protein S18, giving the protein MSSSFFKKRLSPIKPGDPIDYKDVDLLKKFITERGKILPRRLTGLTAKQQRDLTNAVKRARIVALLPFVNPEG; this is encoded by the coding sequence ATGTCGAGCTCCTTCTTCAAGAAGCGCCTTTCGCCAATCAAGCCCGGCGATCCCATCGATTACAAGGATGTGGATCTGCTGAAGAAATTCATCACAGAGCGCGGCAAAATTTTGCCCAGACGCCTCACTGGCCTCACTGCAAAACAGCAGCGTGATCTCACCAACGCTGTGAAGCGTGCACGGATCGTTGCTTTGCTGCCTTTTGTGAATCCCGAGGGTTGA
- a CDS encoding ribonuclease catalytic domain-containing protein, whose product MGVFPWTFDEEDLVQASPNCRDWGEAWVLIRESEETIDLTGFTELACGTDAAISKAACWLALHRDQDFFRLKQGVIQARSASEIRSRRAERRMQIKAEQQSKRWIQVLKTRQPVVFHTLDSLHQTWIKCMQELVGEGDEGAQLDAQLLQSLKTARVNANASDLRHLLIQLGQWDEHQPASMTGTPWSNGFSQTLLFDASQLVDNSEEMLPGDEHRHDLTAQACVTIDDAETSDIDDAIALERRQDGSERLWIHIADPGRLVPEGSPLDLEARRRGSSLYLSRGNLPMFPLELSTGPFSLRTGRRNAAWSTWVDLDQHGDISDFGILRSWVTPRYRLTYEDADELIDFAPPEEADLSDLHQLLERRRRWRTDQGALQMDLPEGRIRCRDGELSVQVTEPGASRTMVAEAMILAGAVAARFGSTHNLALPYRSQLPADLPSAHELEQLPDGAVRFAAIKRCLSRGLMGTQPSPHFSLGLNAYAQATSPIRRYGDLVVQRQIAAVINAETPLSEESVQELIDSFDSAVREGLTISREDQRHWQQVWFEHHQTHQWPVDFLRWLRPQDRLGLVRLDDLAMDVAAECPAGAMPGDGLVLKVDQVDSQCDQLRLLAVAR is encoded by the coding sequence TTGGGGGTTTTTCCATGGACTTTCGACGAGGAGGATCTCGTTCAAGCCAGTCCCAACTGTCGCGACTGGGGCGAAGCATGGGTCTTAATACGTGAATCAGAAGAGACTATTGATCTCACTGGATTCACGGAGCTGGCTTGCGGCACTGATGCTGCGATCAGCAAGGCTGCCTGTTGGCTTGCTTTGCATCGAGACCAGGACTTTTTCCGTTTGAAACAGGGAGTGATTCAGGCCCGGTCTGCTTCTGAGATCCGCAGCCGTCGTGCTGAACGGCGCATGCAGATCAAGGCTGAACAGCAAAGCAAACGATGGATCCAGGTGTTGAAGACACGTCAACCCGTGGTCTTCCACACGCTTGATTCTCTCCACCAGACATGGATCAAGTGCATGCAAGAGCTGGTTGGCGAAGGCGATGAAGGCGCCCAACTCGATGCTCAGCTGTTGCAGTCACTGAAAACCGCGCGCGTCAATGCCAACGCCAGTGATCTCCGGCATCTGCTGATTCAGCTTGGCCAGTGGGATGAGCATCAACCTGCCTCGATGACGGGCACACCCTGGAGCAATGGTTTCAGTCAAACGCTGCTCTTTGATGCCAGTCAGCTGGTCGACAACAGTGAGGAAATGCTTCCGGGAGATGAACACAGGCATGACCTCACGGCTCAGGCTTGCGTCACCATCGATGATGCGGAGACCAGTGACATCGACGATGCGATTGCTCTGGAACGTCGACAAGACGGATCCGAACGTCTCTGGATTCATATTGCCGATCCAGGACGCTTGGTCCCTGAGGGGTCACCCTTGGATCTCGAAGCTCGACGCCGTGGCAGCAGCCTTTATCTGTCGCGGGGCAATCTTCCCATGTTTCCGCTTGAGCTTTCGACAGGACCCTTCAGTCTCAGAACCGGGCGTCGCAATGCTGCCTGGAGTACCTGGGTCGATCTCGATCAACACGGTGACATCAGTGATTTCGGAATCCTGCGCAGCTGGGTCACCCCGCGGTACCGCCTCACCTATGAGGATGCCGATGAATTAATTGATTTCGCTCCACCTGAAGAGGCAGATCTTTCGGATCTGCATCAACTGCTGGAACGCCGTCGACGTTGGCGGACAGATCAGGGTGCACTGCAGATGGACCTGCCAGAGGGTCGTATCCGATGCCGTGATGGTGAGCTGTCCGTGCAGGTCACCGAGCCTGGTGCTTCAAGGACAATGGTGGCTGAGGCCATGATCCTCGCTGGAGCCGTTGCTGCCCGGTTCGGTTCGACCCACAACTTGGCATTGCCCTATCGCAGTCAGTTACCCGCCGACCTTCCTTCGGCACATGAGCTTGAGCAGCTACCGGATGGAGCCGTTCGATTTGCTGCCATCAAACGCTGTCTGAGCCGTGGACTGATGGGAACTCAACCCTCACCTCATTTCAGCCTTGGCCTCAACGCCTATGCCCAGGCCACCTCGCCAATCAGGCGATACGGGGATCTTGTTGTGCAGCGCCAGATCGCCGCTGTGATCAACGCTGAAACCCCGCTCAGCGAGGAGTCAGTGCAAGAGCTGATCGACAGCTTTGATTCAGCTGTACGCGAAGGGCTCACCATCTCAAGGGAAGATCAGCGTCACTGGCAACAAGTCTGGTTCGAGCATCATCAGACCCACCAGTGGCCGGTGGATTTCTTGCGCTGGCTGAGACCTCAGGACCGGTTGGGGTTGGTTCGTCTGGATGATCTGGCCATGGATGTTGCCGCTGAGTGCCCTGCCGGAGCGATGCCTGGAGATGGTCTCGTGCTGAAAGTCGATCAGGTTGATTCCCAGTGTGATCAACTCAGACTGCTTGCCGTAGCGCGTTGA
- a CDS encoding FAD-dependent oxidoreductase: MTVNIDSVDVLVWGGGTGGAAAAIQSARGGASTLLLTPGPWLGGMVSAAGVCCPDGNELSPWQTGLWGAFLRELEQGEPEGLDQNWVSCFGYRPRTAETILQNWLQQETRLLWWPGCQLLNIERAGSLITGLRVEMEGEVRRVNCRVVIDGSDRGDLLPLADAPFRFGWEPQEQWQEPSAPSQQRLSTEPFFRDQPIQSPTWVVMGQLQSDQLGDPLQQVDQSSGSRLPAPFQGACDTFGLEKTITYGRLPSGLVMLNWPLHGNDWHRGLERAFLADASQEALLFSEMQQHSLSFADALRKASDGWLQLGQAFPSSAASPAPWIAAMPYWREGRRMIGRTTVIEQDLLPLTEGVCMSGPPVNDSELLQSIAVGNYANDHHYPGDDWPLAPKSCRWGGRWTGTPFCIPFGALLSEAIDNLLMADKAFSTSHMANGATRLQPLIMNVGQAAGAASALAVESNLQPSELSVRSLQNRLIGDDRAPAAVAPLWDTAWHHSQWLERQTAALDRKPLAAALPETLESGRSMHAKVIPDDEGSYRIQLEDAESCQLITLEPAVNARLQTLDKPISVMVQGTHNPWGGWFRTTSLR, encoded by the coding sequence ATGACCGTCAACATTGATTCGGTGGACGTGCTGGTCTGGGGAGGGGGCACTGGCGGTGCGGCAGCTGCGATTCAGTCGGCCCGTGGCGGTGCCTCCACCCTGCTTCTCACCCCAGGACCGTGGTTAGGCGGGATGGTCAGTGCTGCCGGTGTGTGCTGTCCAGATGGCAATGAACTCAGCCCATGGCAAACGGGGCTATGGGGAGCTTTTCTGCGTGAACTGGAACAAGGCGAACCAGAAGGACTCGATCAGAACTGGGTCAGCTGTTTCGGCTATCGACCCAGAACAGCGGAAACCATTCTTCAGAACTGGTTGCAGCAGGAGACCAGATTGCTTTGGTGGCCTGGTTGTCAGCTGCTGAACATCGAGCGTGCGGGCTCTCTGATCACGGGCTTGCGCGTGGAGATGGAGGGAGAGGTCCGCAGGGTGAACTGCCGCGTTGTGATCGACGGCAGCGATCGAGGTGATCTGCTGCCCTTGGCGGATGCTCCCTTTCGTTTCGGTTGGGAGCCGCAGGAACAGTGGCAGGAACCCAGTGCTCCCTCGCAGCAACGTCTCAGCACAGAACCCTTTTTCCGAGATCAACCCATTCAGTCCCCCACTTGGGTGGTGATGGGCCAACTTCAGAGCGATCAGCTCGGGGATCCTCTCCAGCAGGTGGATCAATCATCCGGTTCACGATTGCCTGCCCCCTTTCAGGGTGCCTGTGACACATTCGGGCTGGAAAAAACCATCACCTATGGCCGCTTGCCGTCAGGACTGGTGATGCTCAATTGGCCATTGCACGGCAATGACTGGCATCGGGGTTTGGAACGAGCATTCCTCGCTGATGCCAGCCAAGAAGCATTGCTGTTCAGTGAGATGCAGCAGCACAGTCTCAGCTTCGCCGATGCGTTGCGCAAAGCTTCTGATGGATGGCTGCAACTTGGCCAGGCCTTTCCCAGCAGTGCAGCAAGCCCTGCTCCCTGGATTGCTGCCATGCCGTATTGGCGTGAAGGCCGACGGATGATTGGCCGCACCACTGTGATTGAACAGGATTTACTCCCCCTGACAGAAGGAGTGTGCATGTCTGGTCCACCAGTCAATGACAGTGAATTGCTGCAGTCGATTGCGGTGGGCAACTACGCCAATGACCATCACTACCCCGGCGATGACTGGCCATTGGCTCCCAAAAGTTGCCGTTGGGGTGGTCGCTGGACAGGAACACCCTTCTGCATCCCCTTCGGAGCCCTGCTGAGTGAGGCCATCGACAATCTGCTGATGGCGGATAAGGCTTTCAGCACGAGTCACATGGCCAATGGCGCCACTCGGTTGCAGCCGTTGATCATGAACGTTGGCCAAGCTGCAGGAGCAGCGTCCGCTCTCGCCGTGGAATCAAACCTGCAACCCTCTGAACTCTCGGTGCGCAGCCTGCAGAATCGACTGATCGGAGACGACAGGGCACCAGCCGCAGTCGCACCGCTCTGGGATACAGCCTGGCATCACAGTCAGTGGTTGGAGCGTCAGACAGCAGCCCTCGATCGCAAGCCACTGGCAGCAGCCCTTCCCGAGACATTGGAATCAGGCAGATCAATGCATGCCAAGGTCATTCCAGACGATGAAGGTTCCTACAGAATTCAACTCGAGGACGCCGAGTCCTGTCAGTTGATCACGCTGGAACCAGCCGTCAACGCAAGACTTCAGACGCTCGACAAGCCGATAAGCGTCATGGTTCAAGGCACCCACAACCCATGGGGAGGATGGTTTCGGACCACTTCACTGCGCTAA
- the metG gene encoding methionine--tRNA ligase, producing MTYSLTTPLYYVNAKPHLGSTYTTIACDALARFQRLEGQQVLFVTGVDEHGQKIQRTAETRKISPQAHCDEISREYMDLWSEWEISHDRFVRTTSERHLPLVQEFFHRCEAAGHIRTGHQEGWYCVDCEEFKDDPANAKSPSCPTHQKPLEWRDEENLFFCLSKFQKPIESLIAEPGFIAPASRRKEVENFVAGGLRDFSISRVNVSHGLPVPGHSGHTFYVWFDALLGYLTALLDDGGSVDLDRLSSAGWPVSVHVIGKDILRFHAVYWPAMLMSAGLPLPKSVFGHGFLTREGQKMGKSLGNVLDPELLLERCGTDAVRWYLLRDIQFGDDGDFQQQRFVDLVNNDLANTIGNLLNRTSSMSRKWFGNGLPAVAETVRDDHVLRGKAELTIQQVRTSMPELNFQKAAEAVLQLAIDTNGFLNEQAPWSQMKQPGQEVQVGEDLYAVLECSRIVGILLQPIVPDLSQRILAQLGLSPISGSWIDHLNWGRLVPGSPLPKPEPVMQRLELESPL from the coding sequence ATGACCTACAGCCTCACAACACCGCTCTATTACGTCAATGCCAAGCCACATCTAGGCAGCACATACACGACCATTGCCTGTGACGCTTTGGCGCGTTTTCAGCGCCTTGAGGGACAGCAGGTTCTATTCGTCACTGGAGTCGATGAGCATGGTCAGAAGATTCAGCGCACGGCTGAGACTCGCAAGATCAGCCCACAGGCCCACTGTGATGAGATCAGCAGGGAATACATGGATCTCTGGTCAGAGTGGGAGATCAGTCACGATCGTTTTGTGCGAACCACAAGCGAGCGCCACCTGCCCTTAGTTCAGGAGTTTTTCCATCGCTGTGAAGCTGCAGGTCACATCCGCACAGGCCATCAGGAGGGCTGGTACTGCGTCGACTGCGAAGAATTCAAGGATGATCCTGCCAATGCAAAATCACCGAGCTGTCCAACCCACCAGAAGCCCCTTGAATGGCGTGATGAAGAGAACCTGTTCTTTTGTCTCTCCAAGTTTCAGAAGCCAATTGAATCGCTGATCGCAGAGCCTGGGTTCATTGCACCGGCGAGTCGTCGAAAAGAGGTTGAAAACTTCGTAGCCGGAGGTTTGCGTGATTTCTCAATCTCCCGTGTGAATGTGTCGCATGGGCTTCCGGTTCCGGGCCATTCCGGGCATACCTTTTATGTTTGGTTTGACGCACTACTGGGCTATCTGACAGCTCTTCTGGATGATGGAGGTTCAGTGGATCTGGATCGCCTGAGCAGTGCTGGCTGGCCCGTCAGCGTGCACGTCATCGGCAAAGACATCCTGCGTTTTCACGCTGTTTACTGGCCAGCGATGTTGATGTCGGCAGGTTTGCCGTTGCCTAAGAGCGTCTTCGGCCATGGCTTTCTCACCCGCGAAGGCCAAAAAATGGGCAAATCTCTGGGCAACGTGTTGGACCCTGAACTGTTGCTTGAGCGCTGCGGTACGGATGCGGTTCGTTGGTACTTACTCCGCGACATTCAGTTCGGTGATGACGGTGATTTCCAACAGCAGCGGTTTGTGGATCTGGTGAATAACGATCTCGCCAACACGATCGGGAATCTGCTCAACCGCACCTCGTCCATGTCCAGGAAATGGTTTGGCAATGGCTTGCCTGCTGTTGCTGAGACAGTTCGCGACGACCATGTCCTTCGCGGAAAGGCAGAGCTGACGATTCAGCAGGTTCGGACGTCAATGCCGGAGCTCAATTTTCAAAAAGCAGCTGAAGCGGTGCTTCAACTGGCAATCGACACCAATGGTTTTCTGAATGAACAGGCTCCCTGGAGTCAGATGAAGCAACCAGGCCAGGAAGTGCAGGTTGGTGAAGATCTTTATGCCGTTTTGGAATGTTCCCGGATTGTGGGCATTCTTCTGCAACCGATCGTGCCTGATCTCAGTCAACGCATCCTTGCTCAACTGGGTCTTTCCCCGATTTCCGGATCGTGGATCGACCATCTGAACTGGGGAAGGCTGGTTCCCGGATCACCTCTGCCCAAACCGGAACCTGTCATGCAGAGACTCGAGCTCGAATCACCACTCTGA
- the lptC gene encoding LPS export ABC transporter periplasmic protein LptC, protein MTLINSTGRLRGALLITLTLLTGCVSEKPVSTVQAPPFVFRSLKLEQKTKQGLMDWSLNSPEARYELTRRLVRARQPDGVLYRNGKPSFSVKSDLALVVNDGEQILLEGDVRLQQLKGSRLLIQGDRLRWRPQQGILLIEQRPRATDKESRISATEAQLLQTTNDLTLKGVVKLERWSKDSDPSKPDTTLRTGPAEWNLDTGLLNAEGPVLAQRLDTEGTVLEQLEGKTLQGNTRVGDLKVMAPVIVRMPRQKGVLTAQDTTWNFRTQIVRSEQPFEAELDRTRIFGNAFQAELDDSTVMINGDCRIEQPGEALDATTCRWNWSTEEVLAEGNVFLQRDANDQLTRASKMKGQVGENGRITFTAPGGKVQSQVRFPSDQSEDQSPRPRKSAPVEF, encoded by the coding sequence ATGACCTTGATCAATTCAACAGGTCGCCTGCGCGGTGCTCTGCTCATCACTCTCACACTTCTGACAGGCTGTGTCAGTGAGAAACCGGTATCAACAGTTCAGGCACCACCCTTTGTCTTTCGCTCGCTGAAACTCGAACAGAAGACCAAGCAAGGACTGATGGACTGGAGTTTGAACAGTCCTGAAGCCCGTTATGAGCTCACTCGTCGTCTTGTGCGTGCCCGACAGCCTGACGGTGTTCTCTACAGGAATGGCAAGCCATCATTCAGTGTGAAGTCTGATCTGGCTCTGGTTGTCAACGATGGCGAACAGATTCTGCTTGAAGGTGATGTCAGGTTGCAGCAACTCAAAGGTTCCAGACTTTTGATTCAGGGAGATCGTCTGCGCTGGCGTCCGCAACAGGGGATTCTGCTGATTGAGCAGCGTCCGAGGGCTACCGACAAAGAATCCAGAATTAGCGCTACCGAAGCACAGCTTCTGCAAACCACGAACGATCTGACCCTTAAGGGTGTTGTCAAACTTGAGCGCTGGTCCAAGGACTCCGATCCATCCAAGCCGGATACAACACTCAGAACCGGTCCGGCCGAGTGGAATCTGGATACCGGTTTACTGAACGCCGAGGGGCCTGTACTGGCACAGCGACTTGACACGGAAGGAACGGTGCTTGAGCAGCTTGAGGGCAAGACTCTTCAAGGCAATACACGAGTGGGTGACCTGAAGGTGATGGCTCCGGTGATTGTGCGGATGCCACGTCAAAAAGGCGTTCTCACGGCACAGGACACCACTTGGAATTTCCGAACGCAGATCGTGCGTAGCGAGCAACCCTTCGAAGCGGAACTCGACCGCACAAGGATCTTTGGCAATGCGTTTCAGGCTGAGCTGGACGACAGCACAGTGATGATCAATGGTGACTGCAGGATTGAACAGCCCGGAGAGGCGCTCGATGCGACCACCTGTCGCTGGAACTGGAGCACTGAGGAGGTCCTCGCAGAGGGAAACGTGTTCTTACAGCGCGACGCCAATGACCAGTTGACCCGTGCCAGCAAGATGAAGGGTCAGGTTGGTGAAAATGGCAGGATCACCTTCACTGCTCCGGGTGGAAAAGTTCAATCTCAGGTCAGATTCCCTTCGGATCAATCTGAGGATCAGAGTCCTCGACCGAGGAAATCAGCTCCAGTTGAGTTCTGA
- a CDS encoding cofactor assembly of complex C subunit B produces MPGSARLCLISGLLVLGLAVFNALTAGTFTPALQRAEVLSGMAAVGLMLVAVLWTRAVPRNPKAVKLEGKQGLEIAAGLSESLRTELAWGSHQFLTATSAATILVNWDGTVLLRRGLITKESFSPGEICRRSTDRQALVSLVRTALYPGRQEFDAVLPGLPAVMVQPLGERGWIVLGGWSERCFTRSDERWLAGWAERLRTQLELISSVEDSDPQIDPKGI; encoded by the coding sequence ATGCCAGGTTCTGCACGACTCTGTCTGATCTCCGGACTGTTGGTGTTGGGGCTGGCTGTGTTCAATGCTTTGACAGCAGGAACGTTCACTCCGGCTCTGCAGCGTGCAGAGGTGCTGTCCGGTATGGCAGCGGTTGGCCTGATGCTTGTGGCGGTGCTCTGGACCCGAGCGGTTCCACGTAATCCCAAGGCCGTGAAGCTCGAGGGCAAGCAAGGTCTCGAAATCGCCGCCGGACTATCCGAAAGCCTGCGCACGGAATTGGCTTGGGGAAGCCATCAATTCCTGACGGCAACTTCGGCGGCAACGATCCTGGTGAACTGGGACGGAACGGTGCTACTGAGACGAGGTCTGATCACCAAGGAGTCGTTCTCGCCTGGTGAGATCTGTCGACGAAGTACGGATCGGCAGGCCCTGGTGTCACTGGTTCGAACCGCTCTCTACCCTGGTCGGCAAGAATTTGATGCTGTTCTGCCTGGTCTGCCAGCGGTGATGGTTCAACCCCTTGGAGAGCGTGGCTGGATTGTGTTGGGTGGCTGGTCAGAGCGCTGCTTCACACGCTCTGATGAACGATGGCTGGCGGGTTGGGCAGAAAGGCTCAGAACTCAACTGGAGCTGATTTCCTCGGTCGAGGACTCTGATCCTCAGATTGATCCGAAGGGAATCTGA
- a CDS encoding tellurite resistance TerB family protein, whose translation MTDAEAFASIALAAVACDGTLGREEAHALRRSLEYRTPYKDRTEQEMGALFDRLLVTLREQGVNQLVTEALPALTSIQQETALAVAVQLTHADRDVSPAEQKFLNQLCDRLSLPDGRAVAVMEAIMALHRDSLSS comes from the coding sequence ATGACGGACGCAGAAGCTTTTGCCTCGATCGCACTCGCTGCGGTGGCCTGCGACGGCACCCTCGGTCGTGAGGAAGCCCATGCCCTGCGACGATCACTGGAGTACCGCACTCCTTACAAGGACCGCACGGAACAGGAGATGGGCGCCTTGTTCGACCGGTTGTTGGTCACGCTGCGCGAACAGGGGGTCAACCAATTGGTCACTGAGGCATTGCCAGCACTCACCTCCATTCAGCAGGAGACGGCACTGGCCGTGGCCGTTCAACTCACCCATGCCGATAGGGATGTTTCGCCTGCAGAGCAGAAGTTCCTCAACCAACTCTGCGACCGACTGTCGCTTCCTGACGGCCGTGCTGTGGCGGTGATGGAGGCCATCATGGCCCTGCATCGGGACAGTCTTTCCTCCTGA
- the psb32 gene encoding photosystem II repair protein Psb32 codes for MKRLNHLVGGILSAVLCLLLAVPAAVAVSAQDFPLSLPVDVVLDSADVLSRAGRNEISTRLQELDQFHVDARLVTLRRLDYGLSLSGFGDELLNRWSQESNLTDRPLLIFLEETQSKQATVVAADELLEQLPESLLRSTGRTTMSQPLRDGDRFRQATLDGVSRIEVVLNGGEDPGPPVQLERVSNPTNIPTAEETGESNAFTWVVVLLVVGTIVPMATWWIFSS; via the coding sequence ATGAAGCGTCTGAACCACCTCGTCGGAGGGATTCTGTCTGCTGTGCTCTGTCTGTTGCTCGCTGTTCCAGCAGCGGTGGCTGTTTCTGCACAGGATTTCCCGCTGTCTCTGCCTGTTGATGTCGTCCTCGATTCAGCCGATGTACTGAGCAGAGCCGGCAGAAACGAGATCAGCACGCGTCTGCAGGAGCTTGATCAGTTCCATGTCGATGCCCGCTTGGTGACATTGCGACGACTCGATTACGGACTCAGCCTGTCCGGTTTTGGGGACGAACTTCTGAATCGATGGAGCCAGGAGTCCAACCTGACTGATCGCCCACTGCTGATTTTCCTTGAGGAAACTCAGAGCAAGCAAGCGACGGTGGTGGCAGCTGATGAACTGCTGGAGCAGCTACCAGAGTCCCTATTGCGCAGCACGGGACGGACGACCATGAGCCAACCGCTGCGAGATGGCGATCGATTTCGCCAGGCCACCCTCGACGGAGTCAGCCGAATCGAAGTGGTCCTCAATGGAGGTGAAGATCCTGGCCCACCCGTGCAGCTTGAGCGTGTCTCCAACCCCACCAATATTCCAACTGCTGAGGAGACTGGAGAAAGCAACGCCTTCACATGGGTTGTCGTTCTTCTCGTCGTCGGCACCATAGTACCTATGGCGACCTGGTGGATTTTCTCCAGCTAA
- the pxcA gene encoding proton extrusion protein PcxA: MAGRNWLGTFGGTKSFNVNSELDRGYEAALLIQSLELEYYGDRPIRPDLELSVPSTVQATILRKFRAAINVCRSSLDKLEYQRAQFDTQELRQLQLIESVVNRYSPRRAASAPTISRAPDPLPRSLLGIFDTLRRQLNPAAEATLVAGFRRRRDSTLISLKVLLLLILVPLLVQQVSRTYIISPAVDHFAPDLPFLSYPKPQLEEQAVEKLRVFKAEIEFDALLRGDSIPTQEELQQKLSAKAEELKEEADSESTHAIKNVLADLAATVAFVVVCLFSREELRVLRGFFDEAVYGLSDSAKAFAIILFTDIFVGFHSPEGWTVLLDGIANHFGFPARENFILLFIATFPVILATIFKYWIFRYLNRVSPSSVATLRGMNGGG; this comes from the coding sequence ATGGCAGGACGTAACTGGCTTGGGACCTTCGGTGGAACCAAGTCATTCAATGTGAATTCAGAACTGGATCGTGGTTACGAAGCCGCGCTTCTGATTCAAAGTCTTGAGCTTGAATATTACGGTGACAGGCCTATTCGTCCAGACTTGGAACTCTCCGTTCCATCAACTGTTCAGGCCACGATCCTTCGCAAGTTCAGGGCTGCCATCAACGTCTGCCGCTCATCGCTTGACAAACTTGAATATCAACGTGCGCAATTTGACACCCAGGAACTTAGACAACTTCAACTGATTGAAAGTGTTGTTAATCGATATAGTCCCAGGCGAGCAGCTTCTGCACCAACGATCAGCAGAGCCCCTGATCCACTGCCCCGGTCTTTGCTGGGTATCTTCGACACATTGCGCCGCCAGCTCAATCCTGCTGCAGAAGCCACGTTGGTGGCAGGTTTCCGACGTCGTAGAGATTCAACTCTGATCTCGCTGAAGGTGCTGCTTCTGCTGATTCTTGTGCCGTTGTTGGTCCAGCAAGTGAGCCGCACGTACATCATTAGCCCTGCGGTTGATCACTTTGCTCCGGACCTCCCTTTTCTCAGTTATCCCAAGCCTCAGCTTGAGGAGCAGGCCGTTGAGAAACTAAGGGTCTTTAAAGCTGAAATTGAATTTGATGCTCTTCTTCGCGGGGATTCAATTCCTACCCAGGAGGAGCTTCAACAGAAACTGTCTGCAAAAGCCGAGGAATTGAAGGAAGAAGCTGATTCGGAAAGCACGCATGCCATTAAAAATGTTTTGGCGGATCTAGCTGCAACCGTTGCTTTTGTTGTGGTTTGTCTTTTCAGTCGCGAAGAGCTCAGGGTGCTTCGTGGATTCTTTGATGAAGCTGTTTACGGACTCAGCGATTCAGCCAAAGCTTTCGCAATCATTCTCTTCACCGATATTTTTGTTGGATTCCACAGTCCTGAGGGCTGGACTGTTCTTTTGGATGGAATCGCCAATCACTTTGGTTTTCCAGCACGAGAGAACTTCATCCTTCTCTTCATCGCCACGTTTCCGGTGATTCTTGCCACCATCTTTAAGTATTGGATCTTCAGATATCTCAACCGTGTCAGTCCCTCCTCCGTGGCCACACTGCGCGGTATGAACGGTGGTGGCTAA
- a CDS encoding bifunctional adenosylcobinamide kinase/adenosylcobinamide-phosphate guanylyltransferase — protein sequence MAKPLQGLVLVTGPSRGGKSRWAEHLIAQHSPISYVATSDPRPNDSGWQERLRLHRERRPSEWDLIESGADLSTALDTIPPSHTVLVDALGAFTAWHLDASSVDWMELEAELIHSLQARQRPVVVVIEETGWGVVPATAIGGRFRDRQGRLAQQLETIASASWLVVQGRALDLHALGYSVPDR from the coding sequence GTGGCTAAGCCCTTGCAGGGCTTGGTCCTTGTCACCGGCCCAAGTCGTGGTGGAAAGAGTCGCTGGGCGGAACATCTTATCGCTCAGCACAGTCCTATCAGTTACGTCGCAACATCCGATCCACGCCCTAACGACAGTGGATGGCAGGAGAGACTTCGCTTGCATCGTGAGCGACGGCCCTCGGAGTGGGACCTGATCGAAAGCGGAGCCGATCTGTCAACAGCTCTGGACACCATTCCTCCCAGTCATACGGTTCTTGTGGATGCTCTGGGAGCCTTTACGGCGTGGCATTTGGACGCATCTTCTGTCGACTGGATGGAACTTGAAGCAGAGCTCATCCACAGCCTTCAAGCGCGACAAAGGCCCGTCGTTGTCGTGATCGAGGAGACAGGATGGGGAGTTGTACCTGCAACAGCCATCGGGGGCCGATTTCGCGATCGCCAAGGTCGGTTGGCCCAACAGCTTGAAACCATTGCCTCAGCGAGTTGGCTCGTCGTCCAGGGACGAGCTCTTGACCTCCATGCTCTCGGTTATTCAGTACCGGATCGATGA
- a CDS encoding tRNA (cytidine(34)-2'-O)-methyltransferase, with amino-acid sequence MTLNSTPLRVALFEPRIPPNTGTIGRTCAAFGLPLALIEPLGFSIDDRQLKRAGLDYWPFIDLSVHQDFEHFLNSLPKPSRLIGCSRRGGQTLQTISFQEGDVLLFGREDIGLPDPIRAQCDQILTIPMPCSAAADGSGGVRSLNLSVACGIVSYHAGLKLQLW; translated from the coding sequence ATGACGTTGAATTCCACGCCCTTGCGGGTTGCGCTGTTCGAACCGAGGATCCCCCCGAACACAGGCACCATCGGGCGCACTTGCGCAGCATTTGGTCTGCCGCTCGCCCTGATCGAGCCCCTTGGTTTTTCGATTGACGACCGTCAGCTCAAACGCGCTGGCCTGGATTACTGGCCTTTTATTGATCTCTCTGTCCATCAGGATTTCGAGCACTTTCTTAACAGCCTGCCCAAACCATCGCGGTTGATCGGCTGCAGCCGTCGCGGAGGGCAGACCCTTCAGACCATCAGTTTTCAAGAAGGCGACGTTCTGTTGTTCGGACGCGAAGACATCGGTCTCCCAGATCCGATTAGGGCTCAGTGTGATCAAATTCTCACGATCCCGATGCCCTGCAGCGCTGCTGCCGACGGCAGTGGTGGTGTTCGCAGCCTGAATCTCTCCGTCGCCTGTGGAATCGTGAGTTATCACGCAGGATTGAAGCTTCAGTTGTGGTGA